The following is a genomic window from Pseudomonas parafulva.
TTGGCCCTGTGGCTGGCGTTGTGCACCGCCGCCTCGACCCAACTGCGCAGCGCCTGGGCGTATGCCTTCGTGCTGGCCGGATACACCGTGGCGATCATTGCCCTCCCAGCGATCGATCATCCCCTCCAGGTGTTCGACCAGGCCGTGGCGCGCTGCACCGAGATCTGCCTGGGCATCGTCTGCGCCACACTCAGCAGTGCGCTGGTCTGGCCGCTGCGTGTCGAACAGCAGTTGGGCGACCAGGCACGGCAGGCGTGGCGCAGTGGATTGCAGACCGCCAGCGCGATGTTGGGCGGCGAGGATGAAGCACGCAAAGGCTTGCTGGACATCCTTGGTCGGGTGGTGGCCATCGATGCGCAGCGCGAGCATGCATGGTTCGAAGGCGCACGAGGACGGCAGCGCGCCAGGGCGATCCGTGGCTTGAGCCAGAAACTGATGGTGTTGCTTCGCCTCTCGCGTTCGGTCCGCCGTCAGTGGCGCCAGCTCGATTCGCCGCAGGCTGCACGATTGGCGCCCTGGCTAGAGGAAGTGCGCAGGCAGCTGGCGAGTCCGGAGTTGGCCAGTCTGCTGCTGTTGCGCCAGCGCATTTGGGATGCGGCCCAGGACGAGGCGATCAGCTCGGCGGAACACTTCTGCCTGGCGCGCCTGGCCCTGCTGCTGGACTTCGCCATGGCTGCCACCCAAGCCTTGCTGGATATGGAACAAGGGCGCACGCCCAAGGATGTCTCCCAGGGGCTCGCCGTTCACCGTGACCTGACCCTGGCGCTGCTTTTTGGCTCACGCAGTGCGCTGGCCTTTCTGGTGATGAGCAGCTTCTGGCTGGCAACGGCCTGGCCTTCGGCGCCGGGTGGTCTGGTGCTGACCTGTGTGGTCTGCAGCTTGTTCGCCAGTCGTGAGAACGGTGCCCAGATTGGCCTGAGTTTCCTGCGCGGCATTCTGCTGGCGATTCCCACGGCATTTTTCGTCGGGCAGATCCTGTTGCCGCAATGGAGCAGTTTTGCCCTGCTGGCCCTGGCCATGGGCGTGCCGCTGTTCTTCGCTGCGCTGGGTATGGCACATCCGCGCACCGGACCCACGGCCACCGCGTTCTGCCTGCATTTCATCGTGCTGGTCGGGCCTGCCAACGTCATGCACTACGACGTGGCGACGTTGCTCAACAGTGCCCTGGCCATGCTGGTCGGTGTGTCGGCGGCGGTGCTGGCCTTTCGTCTGGTGGTGCTGCGTCATCCGAGGTGGTTGGGGCGGCGGTTGCGTTCTGCTACCCAGAGCGATCTGGTGCGCTTGACCCACCGTGACCTGCGCGGCGCCGACAGTTGGTTCGGCGGACGCATGGCCGATCGTCTGATGCAACTGGCGCGTCATGCCAGTGAGCTGCCGGAGGTCGAGCGCAAGCGCTGGGACGATGGCCTGCTGGGGCTGGATATCGGCGATGAGCTGGTGCACCTGCGCATGTGCCTGGCGGTGGCCCAGGCACCCTTGGCCGGCGCCGAGCGCCAGTATCTGCAGCAGTTGGAGGCGGTGCTGGCCAGTGGTCCGGCACCGGGTCGTGGGCAGCGCCTGGATGCGCCTAGCGAAGTCTTCATCGAAGCCTTGCGTGGCCAACCGTCGAGTGATCCCTTGCGCCTGGCTATCGGGGCAGTGGCGCAATTGCAGAAGAGCTGGCACCAGTGGTGCCGCTGGCAGGAGGAGATTCATGGGCTTGCGTGAATGGGCGTTGGGTGGCGTGCTGCTCAGTCCGTTTCTGATCTACGTGTTGCTGGCGCTGGCGCTTACCGGCGCACTGCGCCTGCTGGTTCAGGTCACCTCGCTGGGGCGTTGGATCTGGCATGAAGCATTGTTCGATGCGGCACTGTTCGTCTGCGTGCTGTCGTTGCTGGTACATCTGTTAGGACCTTTGTAAGGAGTCAATCCATGCGTGCAGCGGTACGTACCTTGGTCACCCTGTGCGTGGTGGCCATCGCGGTGTTCGCCGGTTATCGGCTCTGGCAGTACTACATGCTCACACCCTGGACCCGCGATGCGCGGGTCAGAGCCGACGTCGTGGTGATTGCCCCGGATGTATCCGGTTGGGTGCGGGAGTTGAAGGTAAGGGACAACCAGCCGGTCGAGGCCGGTGAGCTGCTGATGTCCATCGACCGCGAACGTTTCCAGGCCGCGTTCGACCAGGCCAGCGCGGTCACCGACACCCGTGCCCAGCAATTGCGCCTGCGCGAGCGTGAGGCAGCGCGGCGCGTGGCGCTGGGGCCAGAAGCGATCAGCGCCGAGCTGCGCGAGAATGCCCAGATCAATGCCGCCATCGCCCGCGGCGAGTTGCACGAAGCTCAGGCACAACTGCAGGTGGCGAGAATCAATCTGGCCCGCAGCGAAGTCCGCGCACCGCGCAGCGGCCATATCACCAATTTGCGCCTGGCCCAAGGCAACTACGTCAATGCCGGTCAATCGGTGATGGCCTTGGTCGACGACTCGACGTTCTACATACAGGCGTATTTCGAAGAAACCAAACTGCCGAGGATCAAGGTCGGTGATCCGGTGAAGGTCTGGCTGATGGGAGCAGGGGAGGCCATGCGCGGCCATGTGCAGAGCATCAGTCGAGGCATCACGGACCGCAACTCGACGCCTGACGGCCAACTGCTGCCGGAGGTGGAACCTACGTTCAACTGGGTGAGATTGGCCCAGCGTATCCCGGTACGCATCGTTCTGGACGAGTTGCCGGCAGGTGTGACCCTCAGCGCAGGCATGACCGCAAGCGTGCAGGTGCGTGAGGACGAGATCCAGCGCTGAACCGCCTAAGCAGCGTGCCGGCGTCTGTGCTTTAGGAGGCGTTGGCTTGCGTGGGTGTCAGTGGCAGGCGGAAGCTGAATAGCGTGCCGTGCTCGGCACTGGACGACACTTCCATGGAACCCCCGTGGGCCAGGGCGATCTGGTTGGCGATGTATAGGCCTAGACCGAGTCCTTGCTGAGGGGCCGTACTGACCTGACGGGTGAAGGGCTGGAACAGTTGTCCCATGGCCTGCGGCGCGATGGGCTCTCCGGTATTGCGCACGCTCAGCACGAAGGCATCGGGCTGAAGGCTGGCGCAGACCCACACCGGCCCGTCGGGGTCGCCATGCTCCAGGGCATTGGCGATCAGGTTGGAGAGTAGCTGGGTCACCCGTTCGCGGTCGCAGCGCAGGCCTTCGATCGGTCCGATATCCAGGAGGATCCGGCGCTGCGGATGCACTCGCTGCAGTTCAGACGCTACATGACTCAGGGCTTGAGCAAGGTCTGGGCAAGATTGCAGATTCAAGGGGATGCCAGCGCCGAGGCGTCCGCGGGCGAAGTCCAGCACATCGCGCACCAAGTGCGCGGCCCGTCGGCCGCAGGTCAGAATGTGCCGGGCAATGGCCCGGCTTTTCTCATCGTTCAGGCGCTGGGCGAGCAGTTCGGCGCCTGCGGTGATGGCAAACAGCGGATTGCGCAGGTCATGCCCGAGCACGGCAATGAACTGCTCGCGCACCTCGGCCATGGCGCGCTCCTCACGCAAGGCAAGTTCGGTGCGCTGAACGCTTTCCTCGCTTTCGATCTGTATCGACAACAGGCGTGCGAAAGACGCCATCATCGGTTCTATGGCCGTGCCCTTCAGACGTGCCGGCTTGGGGTCGAGTGCACAGATGGTGCCGAAGAAGCTGCCATCGGCCCGAATGACCGGTACCGAAATGTAGCTTTCAAAACGGTATTTGCGTCGGGTCGGATGGTTGCAGTAAACGGAGTCTTCGCTGGCCTTGTCGATGACGATGGTCTGCCGGGTGTTATGGATTTCATGGCAGAGGGTGCTGACGACGTCCAACTCACCCCCGACCTTGAGGCCGAAGCCCAGGTTATCGAGGACGGCGCAGGCCGTCCAGCTGTCGTCCGTTACCCGTGCCACAGCCGCGAATCGCAGTCCACTGGTCTCGCAGATCACCTGAAGAATCGCGGGCACAGCATTGATCCGCGCAATAGTGGCAAGGTCGGAAGTCACGTCGGTCATAGTGCTTTGCTGATGTCCTCGGGAGTGGTCTTGCAAGCTGGCGATCATCAGTCTAGCGCGCCTTTGGGGGCGCGATGTAAAACCTTGGCACGGGTAGCGCGGGTTGCGGTAGGCTGCGCAGGAAGCCACCTGCGCGTTGCCCGTCAGAGGCAACCGTCTGCCTGCGTGCGTTCCTTCCAATTTCTTTGCGAGGTAACGTCATGGCCATCACTTCACAAGATATTTGCAGCGCTGCTGATCAACTCAAGGGTTTTGTCGGCTTTCACCGCAAGCGAGGGGCGTATATCGTGCGTTTCAGCGAAGATGCCTTTGGGATGGACGTCGCCGACGACAGTATCGTCCCGTGCGCCGAATTCGTCTGGCAACCGGCATCGGGTCAGCGCATGGCACTGTGTCGAGAGCGTCTGGCGCTGCTGTTGGCGCAGCATGTGGACGATCGATTGAACATCGGCGAGCCATTGCGTGTTTACCTGCGTCGCACCGACCTACCGGAAATCGTCGCTGAGCGCAGCCTGGCGCAGTAAGGGGCGCGTCAGGCCAGCCTGAGCGGCACCACCTCGCGGTGGGCGAAGTTCACCTGATTGCGGCCTTGATGCTTGGCTGCATAAAGCGCCTTGTCGGCGTCCTCCAGCCACTGCTCCGGCGTTTTCAAGCTTTCGTGATAGACCGAGAGGCCGATGCTCAGGCTGATACGCAGTTCCGGTAGCTGCGGGTTGCGATAGGCACTGACTTGCTGGCGCAGACGCTCCATGGCCAGGCCGGCCTGATGCTGGTCGGTATCGGGCAGGATCAGACAGAACTCGTCGCCGCCGTACCGTCCAGCCAGGTCGTCGGCGCGCAGCAGGTGACGAATCTCCAGGCTCAGTTGGCGCAGCACGCAGTCGCCCACCACATGACCGAATGTGTCGTTGATGGCCTTGAAATGATCGATGTCGATCAGTGCGATGACCGCAGGCGTCCGTTGCTGCTGGCACATCTGGAACCTGAGCAGCAGCAGGTCTTTCCATGACCCATGGTTGAGCAGTCCAGTAAGACTGTCGGTGCGGCTCAGTGCGCTGAGCCGTCCCTTGTGCTCGGCCAGCTTGATCGCCAGGCGGTAGCAGACCCAACCCAGCGCGACCGGGTACAAGGTCAACATCGGCAGGCAGGCGTAGACCTGCAGCGAGGTCGCCTGCAATTGCAGGCCCGGGCCGAACAGTGCCAAGGCGAGCAGCATGCCGACCACTTGCGCAAGTACACCTCGC
Proteins encoded in this region:
- a CDS encoding efflux RND transporter periplasmic adaptor subunit produces the protein MRAAVRTLVTLCVVAIAVFAGYRLWQYYMLTPWTRDARVRADVVVIAPDVSGWVRELKVRDNQPVEAGELLMSIDRERFQAAFDQASAVTDTRAQQLRLREREAARRVALGPEAISAELRENAQINAAIARGELHEAQAQLQVARINLARSEVRAPRSGHITNLRLAQGNYVNAGQSVMALVDDSTFYIQAYFEETKLPRIKVGDPVKVWLMGAGEAMRGHVQSISRGITDRNSTPDGQLLPEVEPTFNWVRLAQRIPVRIVLDELPAGVTLSAGMTASVQVREDEIQR
- a CDS encoding FUSC family protein, whose product is MPITFQALFAPTGLALKFAVKTLLGGGLALWLALRWGLEQPAWALMTAFIVAQPLSGMVVQKGLARLAGTLVGTFMSVVFIGLFAQTPWLFLLALALWLALCTAASTQLRSAWAYAFVLAGYTVAIIALPAIDHPLQVFDQAVARCTEICLGIVCATLSSALVWPLRVEQQLGDQARQAWRSGLQTASAMLGGEDEARKGLLDILGRVVAIDAQREHAWFEGARGRQRARAIRGLSQKLMVLLRLSRSVRRQWRQLDSPQAARLAPWLEEVRRQLASPELASLLLLRQRIWDAAQDEAISSAEHFCLARLALLLDFAMAATQALLDMEQGRTPKDVSQGLAVHRDLTLALLFGSRSALAFLVMSSFWLATAWPSAPGGLVLTCVVCSLFASRENGAQIGLSFLRGILLAIPTAFFVGQILLPQWSSFALLALAMGVPLFFAALGMAHPRTGPTATAFCLHFIVLVGPANVMHYDVATLLNSALAMLVGVSAAVLAFRLVVLRHPRWLGRRLRSATQSDLVRLTHRDLRGADSWFGGRMADRLMQLARHASELPEVERKRWDDGLLGLDIGDELVHLRMCLAVAQAPLAGAERQYLQQLEAVLASGPAPGRGQRLDAPSEVFIEALRGQPSSDPLRLAIGAVAQLQKSWHQWCRWQEEIHGLA
- a CDS encoding GAF domain-containing sensor histidine kinase, giving the protein MTDVTSDLATIARINAVPAILQVICETSGLRFAAVARVTDDSWTACAVLDNLGFGLKVGGELDVVSTLCHEIHNTRQTIVIDKASEDSVYCNHPTRRKYRFESYISVPVIRADGSFFGTICALDPKPARLKGTAIEPMMASFARLLSIQIESEESVQRTELALREERAMAEVREQFIAVLGHDLRNPLFAITAGAELLAQRLNDEKSRAIARHILTCGRRAAHLVRDVLDFARGRLGAGIPLNLQSCPDLAQALSHVASELQRVHPQRRILLDIGPIEGLRCDRERVTQLLSNLIANALEHGDPDGPVWVCASLQPDAFVLSVRNTGEPIAPQAMGQLFQPFTRQVSTAPQQGLGLGLYIANQIALAHGGSMEVSSSAEHGTLFSFRLPLTPTQANAS
- a CDS encoding DUF2025 family protein → MAITSQDICSAADQLKGFVGFHRKRGAYIVRFSEDAFGMDVADDSIVPCAEFVWQPASGQRMALCRERLALLLAQHVDDRLNIGEPLRVYLRRTDLPEIVAERSLAQ
- a CDS encoding diguanylate cyclase, which translates into the protein MIDNRSGKGLSFVRRIYVPRIIGMGIGLFSVMAAMAPLHPAPWVWLLMLFNGLVWPHLAYQWAIHSPAPYRAEQRNLLFDSLGGGFWAAAFHFNPLPTVTILSMMTMNNVSAGGKRLLLRGVLAQVVGMLLALALFGPGLQLQATSLQVYACLPMLTLYPVALGWVCYRLAIKLAEHKGRLSALSRTDSLTGLLNHGSWKDLLLLRFQMCQQQRTPAVIALIDIDHFKAINDTFGHVVGDCVLRQLSLEIRHLLRADDLAGRYGGDEFCLILPDTDQHQAGLAMERLRQQVSAYRNPQLPELRISLSIGLSVYHESLKTPEQWLEDADKALYAAKHQGRNQVNFAHREVVPLRLA
- a CDS encoding DUF1656 domain-containing protein, with the protein product MGLREWALGGVLLSPFLIYVLLALALTGALRLLVQVTSLGRWIWHEALFDAALFVCVLSLLVHLLGPL